A single Curtobacterium sp. MCSS17_015 DNA region contains:
- a CDS encoding ribose-5-phosphate isomerase — protein MSFRIVIGSDDAGHTLKEVLRADLAVDPRVRDLVDVGVDADGHTPYPHVAVEAARLVASGSADRALLVCGTGLGVAISANKVPGIRAVTAHDPFSVERSVLSNDAQVLCLGQRVIGTELARRLVREWLGYTFDPTSSSAEKVDVIRSYERPTA, from the coding sequence ATGAGCTTCCGCATCGTCATCGGGTCCGACGACGCCGGCCACACCCTGAAGGAGGTCCTCCGCGCCGACCTCGCCGTCGACCCCCGCGTCCGGGACCTCGTCGACGTCGGGGTCGACGCCGACGGCCACACTCCCTACCCGCACGTCGCCGTCGAGGCGGCCCGACTCGTCGCCTCCGGGTCCGCCGACCGGGCGTTGCTCGTCTGTGGGACCGGGCTCGGCGTGGCGATCAGCGCGAACAAGGTCCCGGGCATCCGGGCCGTCACCGCACACGACCCCTTCAGCGTCGAGCGCTCCGTACTGTCCAACGACGCGCAGGTGCTGTGCCTCGGGCAGCGGGTGATCGGCACCGAGCTCGCTCGTCGTCTGGTGCGCGAGTGGCTCGGGTACACCTTCGACCCGACGTCGTCGAGCGCCGAGAAGGTCGACGTGATCCGGTCGTACGAGCGCCCGACGGCGTGA
- a CDS encoding DUF2092 domain-containing protein — MKKSVWLPAVIAPVVVAGAVAAPALAGAATTPVAGNDPTAAAVIASIAESSDAQYSGKLSQSSDLGLPELPSGSGGSSLEGDASDALGLLTASHTARVYVDGADKQRIQVTEQLAEQDLVRNGDTVWTWDSEERTATRVTLPSRTDETPGSGTTTPTEVAERAIDAITPTTTVSKPVATSVAGHDAWLLTLTPKSSDTLVGTVQLAVDQQTGLPLRAAVTAAGEDDPAFQVGFTSLDYGAPASRLFDFTPPSGADVTTKDLSDVDPGTGHADGSAGHDGAEHAGATVSGSGWDTVVTLPAGTADQAGLGTDAAGLLDQLTTSVAGGRAVQTSLVSVYLTDDGRVLAGAVPVAALVAAAK, encoded by the coding sequence ATGAAGAAGTCCGTCTGGCTGCCGGCGGTCATCGCACCCGTCGTCGTCGCCGGTGCCGTCGCCGCCCCCGCGCTGGCCGGCGCCGCCACCACCCCGGTCGCCGGGAACGACCCGACCGCCGCCGCGGTCATCGCCAGCATCGCGGAGTCCTCGGACGCGCAGTACTCCGGCAAGCTCTCGCAGTCGAGCGACCTCGGGCTCCCGGAGCTGCCCAGCGGCTCGGGCGGCTCGTCCCTCGAGGGCGACGCGTCGGACGCACTCGGGCTGTTGACCGCGTCGCACACCGCCAGGGTCTACGTCGACGGTGCGGACAAGCAGCGCATCCAGGTGACCGAGCAGCTCGCCGAGCAGGACCTCGTCCGCAACGGGGACACCGTGTGGACCTGGGACTCCGAGGAACGGACGGCGACGCGGGTGACGCTCCCGAGCCGCACGGACGAGACGCCGGGCAGCGGGACCACCACCCCGACCGAGGTCGCCGAGCGTGCGATCGACGCCATCACGCCCACCACCACGGTGTCGAAGCCGGTCGCGACCTCGGTCGCCGGACACGACGCATGGCTGCTGACCCTCACGCCGAAGTCCTCCGACACCCTCGTCGGCACCGTGCAGCTCGCCGTCGACCAGCAGACCGGCCTGCCGTTGCGCGCCGCCGTCACCGCTGCGGGCGAGGACGACCCGGCGTTCCAGGTGGGCTTCACGAGCCTCGACTACGGCGCTCCGGCGTCCCGCTTGTTCGACTTCACGCCGCCGAGCGGTGCGGACGTGACCACGAAGGACCTCTCCGACGTCGACCCCGGTACCGGCCACGCCGACGGCAGCGCGGGCCACGACGGGGCGGAACACGCCGGAGCGACGGTCTCCGGCAGCGGCTGGGACACCGTCGTGACGCTCCCCGCGGGGACCGCCGACCAGGCCGGCCTCGGGACGGACGCCGCCGGCCTCCTCGACCAGCTGACGACCTCGGTCGCCGGTGGTCGTGCCGTGCAGACCTCGCTCGTCTCCGTGTACCTGACGGACGACGGCCGGGTCCTCGCGGGCGCGGTGCCGGTCGCGGCACTGGTCGCCGCGGCGAAGTGA
- a CDS encoding ATP-binding cassette domain-containing protein, with protein sequence MTTGTDTALASASTADSTTELAIRTTGLRKVFRKQRAVDGIDLAVPRGSVFGFLGPNGSGKTTTIRMLLGLSSATSGSIDVLGEPMPRGLHSVLPRVGALVEGPAFYPYLSGRANLSRFDAADPTSDPRTRKDRVAHALDRVGLTHAADKKAHAYSLGMKQRLGLANALLSPRELLVLDEPTNGLDPQGTREVRHLIRSLADDGTTVFVSSHLLAEIEQVCTHAAVMRTGSLVAQGPLDELRAAGARTVTVRTPDVGQGAVVLTRLGLEPRRDGGSDVLVADLTADVAPETITAELVRADVRVRGLAVGGGTLEDLFVALTGEGFDVAG encoded by the coding sequence GTGACGACCGGGACGGACACCGCTCTCGCCAGCGCGAGCACGGCCGACAGCACGACGGAGCTCGCGATCCGCACGACCGGTCTCCGCAAGGTGTTCCGGAAGCAGCGTGCCGTCGACGGCATCGACCTCGCCGTACCCCGCGGATCGGTGTTCGGGTTCCTCGGTCCGAACGGGTCGGGCAAGACGACGACGATCCGGATGCTCCTCGGGCTGTCCAGCGCGACGAGCGGCTCCATCGACGTCCTCGGCGAACCGATGCCGCGCGGGCTGCACTCGGTGCTCCCCCGGGTCGGCGCGCTCGTCGAGGGACCGGCGTTCTACCCGTATCTGTCCGGGCGGGCGAACCTGTCCCGCTTCGACGCCGCCGACCCGACCTCCGACCCGCGCACCCGGAAGGACCGTGTCGCGCACGCCCTCGACCGGGTCGGGCTGACCCACGCTGCCGACAAGAAGGCGCACGCGTACTCGCTCGGCATGAAGCAGCGTCTGGGCCTCGCGAACGCACTGCTGTCCCCGCGTGAACTCCTCGTGCTGGACGAGCCGACGAACGGCCTCGACCCGCAGGGCACGCGGGAGGTCCGGCACCTCATCCGCTCGCTCGCCGACGACGGCACCACCGTCTTCGTCTCGAGCCACCTCCTCGCCGAGATCGAGCAGGTCTGCACGCACGCCGCCGTCATGCGCACCGGCTCGCTCGTGGCGCAGGGGCCGCTCGACGAGCTCCGGGCCGCCGGCGCCCGGACCGTCACGGTCCGTACACCCGACGTCGGGCAGGGCGCTGTCGTCCTCACCCGCCTCGGCCTGGAACCGCGTCGGGACGGTGGCTCGGACGTCCTGGTCGCCGACCTCACCGCGGACGTCGCCCCGGAGACCATCACCGCCGAACTCGTCCGCGCCGACGTCCGGGTCCGCGGCCTCGCGGTCGGCGGCGGCACCCTCGAGGACCTGTTCGTCGCACTCACCGGAGAGGGATTCGATGTCGCTGGTTGA
- a CDS encoding ABC transporter permease: MSLVDPGRATAPADTTGGRPSPVRRNRPFALLGSELALVFRRRRTWAMLGALALVPVLIAVAVRLTTDGDDGGPAFLGDITNNGLFVSFTALTVSIPLFLPLTVGVVAGDTVAGEASHGTLRYLLVAPTGRVRFILVKTAGAIAFCLAATLLVVLVGAAIGAALFPIGPVTLLSGTQVDGWSSAGRAVLLALYVTLSMLGLVAIGLFASTLTNVPVGAMAATVVLAGASQVLDQLPQLDWLHPFLFSHLWLGFGDLLRDPISFDSFGSNALLQLGYLVVFGALAYGRFASKDILS; this comes from the coding sequence ATGTCGCTGGTTGACCCCGGTCGTGCGACCGCGCCGGCCGACACCACGGGCGGGCGGCCGTCACCGGTGCGGCGGAACCGACCGTTCGCGCTCCTCGGCTCGGAACTGGCGCTCGTGTTCCGCCGTCGCCGCACCTGGGCCATGCTCGGTGCCCTCGCGCTCGTGCCGGTCCTCATCGCCGTCGCGGTCCGGCTCACCACGGACGGTGACGACGGGGGACCGGCGTTCCTCGGGGACATCACGAACAACGGGCTCTTCGTGTCGTTCACCGCGTTGACGGTGTCGATCCCGCTCTTCCTGCCCCTCACGGTCGGGGTCGTCGCCGGGGACACCGTCGCGGGCGAGGCCAGCCACGGCACCCTGCGGTACCTGCTCGTCGCCCCGACCGGGCGCGTGCGCTTCATCCTCGTGAAGACCGCCGGAGCGATCGCGTTCTGCCTCGCCGCCACCCTGCTCGTCGTGCTCGTCGGGGCCGCGATCGGCGCGGCGCTGTTCCCGATCGGCCCCGTGACGCTGCTCTCGGGCACCCAGGTCGACGGGTGGTCCTCCGCCGGCAGGGCTGTGTTGCTCGCGCTCTACGTCACCCTGTCGATGCTCGGCCTCGTCGCGATCGGTCTGTTCGCCTCGACGCTGACGAACGTGCCGGTCGGCGCGATGGCGGCGACGGTGGTCCTGGCCGGCGCGTCACAGGTGCTCGACCAGCTCCCGCAGCTCGACTGGCTGCACCCGTTCCTGTTCTCGCACCTGTGGCTGGGCTTCGGGGACCTGCTCCGCGACCCGATCTCGTTCGACTCGTTCGGCAGCAACGCGCTGCTCCAGCTCGGGTACCTGGTCGTCTTCGGCGCCCTGGCCTACGGTCGTTTCGCGAGCAAGGACATCCTCAGCTAG
- a CDS encoding NADP-dependent oxidoreductase translates to MRTGSAVQYERYGDFDVVEVVSQERPTPGPGEVLVEVIAAGLNHIERFLREGKLQDHIQVDFPARQGVDVAGIVRARGDGVKDLRVGDEVMGHAPEGGSHATWVVVPRDAVVIKPTHVGWEVAGGLYLAGCTAVDVVRKLRLGPDDTVVISAAAGGVGHIQCQLARDAGATVIGLGSPRNHDYLRQIGVLPVAYGDGEEARITEIADGRPVTAFIDNHGDDSAHELALRLGVDEKRFVSSEARRDAEVRFLRAPASDPEAKELVLFLAKAVEDRRVQVLISGFYPFEYIVDAYEDLAEMHSRGKVVVGMQPVETGARQDWYRSEKARDLRDRYAEEKADGTLGSGSPAARGAD, encoded by the coding sequence ATGCGAACCGGTAGCGCAGTCCAGTACGAGCGGTACGGCGACTTCGACGTGGTCGAGGTCGTGTCACAGGAACGGCCCACGCCCGGACCCGGCGAGGTCCTCGTCGAGGTCATCGCGGCCGGCCTCAACCACATCGAACGCTTCCTCCGCGAGGGCAAGCTGCAGGACCACATCCAGGTCGACTTCCCAGCCCGTCAGGGCGTCGACGTGGCCGGGATCGTCCGGGCACGCGGCGACGGCGTGAAGGACCTGCGCGTCGGTGACGAGGTCATGGGCCACGCCCCCGAGGGCGGCTCGCACGCCACCTGGGTGGTCGTGCCCCGTGACGCCGTCGTCATCAAGCCGACGCACGTGGGGTGGGAGGTCGCCGGCGGGCTCTACCTGGCGGGCTGCACCGCGGTCGACGTCGTCCGGAAGCTCCGGCTCGGCCCGGACGACACCGTCGTCATCAGCGCCGCCGCCGGTGGTGTCGGTCACATCCAGTGCCAGCTCGCCCGCGACGCCGGCGCGACCGTCATCGGGCTCGGCAGCCCGCGGAACCACGACTACCTCCGACAGATCGGCGTCCTGCCCGTCGCGTACGGCGACGGTGAGGAGGCCCGGATCACCGAGATCGCGGACGGCCGACCCGTCACCGCGTTCATCGACAACCACGGTGACGACTCCGCGCACGAACTCGCACTCCGGCTCGGTGTCGACGAGAAGCGGTTCGTGTCGTCAGAGGCCCGGCGTGACGCCGAAGTCCGATTCCTCCGTGCCCCGGCGTCCGACCCGGAGGCGAAGGAGCTCGTCCTCTTCCTGGCGAAGGCCGTCGAGGACCGCCGCGTGCAGGTCCTCATCTCGGGCTTCTACCCGTTCGAGTACATCGTCGACGCGTACGAGGACCTCGCCGAGATGCACTCCCGCGGCAAGGTCGTCGTCGGCATGCAGCCCGTCGAGACCGGAGCCCGACAGGACTGGTACCGGTCCGAGAAGGCTCGCGACCTGCGCGACCGCTACGCCGAGGAGAAGGCCGACGGCACGCTCGGGAGCGGCTCCCCGGCCGCGCGCGGCGCCGACTGA
- a CDS encoding metallophosphoesterase, producing the protein MQPPAPGTLRILHLSDTHLTGDGSLHQGTVDTTAALTALLDHVDGIEGVGLVVVSGDVSEDGSPESYTTALDTVGGWAERHGAAFVTVPGNHDQRAGFRRVLFDGHVLGDGGGPLMHTMEHHDPSVPVRGQSLVAGRRIVTVDTSVPGAGYGELSTAALDHLRSALAEPAPHGSVVVLHHPPLPAPTSLHDALKLRNPEDLAGVLRGTDVRVVLGGHYHHHFAGSLGGVPVLVAPGVANDNDVAGRYTEETALIGTGALVVDLAEDGSTWSTPVRLPRPDADRRALHLDARSAARIAEAFGPS; encoded by the coding sequence ATGCAGCCTCCCGCACCCGGAACACTCCGCATCCTGCACCTGTCGGACACGCACCTGACCGGTGACGGCTCCCTGCACCAGGGCACGGTCGACACCACGGCGGCGCTGACGGCCCTGCTCGACCACGTGGACGGGATCGAGGGCGTGGGACTCGTCGTCGTCTCCGGCGACGTGTCCGAGGACGGTTCGCCGGAGTCGTACACGACGGCCCTCGACACGGTCGGCGGATGGGCGGAACGACACGGTGCCGCCTTCGTGACGGTGCCGGGCAACCACGACCAGCGCGCCGGGTTCCGCCGCGTCCTGTTCGACGGGCACGTCCTCGGCGACGGCGGCGGACCGCTCATGCACACGATGGAGCACCACGACCCCTCGGTCCCGGTCCGGGGGCAGTCGCTCGTGGCCGGTCGCCGGATCGTCACCGTCGACACGAGCGTCCCCGGAGCCGGGTACGGGGAGCTGTCGACCGCGGCCCTGGACCACCTCCGGTCCGCGCTCGCCGAGCCGGCACCGCACGGATCGGTCGTGGTCCTGCACCACCCGCCGCTGCCCGCGCCCACCTCACTGCACGACGCCCTGAAGCTCCGGAACCCGGAGGACCTCGCCGGCGTGCTCCGCGGCACGGACGTCCGGGTCGTGCTCGGCGGGCACTACCACCACCACTTCGCCGGGTCGCTCGGGGGCGTCCCGGTCCTCGTCGCACCCGGGGTCGCGAACGACAACGACGTCGCGGGCCGGTACACCGAGGAGACCGCGCTCATCGGCACCGGTGCCCTGGTCGTCGACCTCGCCGAGGACGGCTCGACGTGGTCGACACCGGTCCGGCTGCCCCGACCGGATGCCGACCGGCGAGCGCTGCACCTCGACGCCCGGTCCGCCGCCCGCATCGCGGAGGCGTTCGGTCCGTCCTGA
- a CDS encoding GntG family PLP-dependent aldolase: protein MIDLRSDTVTRPTPAMRRAMVEAEVGDDVFGEDPETTALEQEVAELLGHEAGLFTPSGSMANQLGLRLLVGPGEELLADVQAHVVRAELGAAAVFSGITTRTWASERGLLVADAVRDIAEPNAGAYSVSTTAIAIENTHNFGGGTVQPVGEVRAVQEFARKHGIGLHLDGARLWNAHVASGTPFRELASGFDTVSVCMSKGLGAPVGSVLVSTAERIAAARIWRKRYGGGMRQTGILAAGARHALHEHVDRLAEDHANARVLAAALDVDPETVDTNIVFAQVSDPAAFVAAAEAAGVRVMRLGRTTVRLVTHLDVSAEDAERAAEVLATLPR, encoded by the coding sequence GTGATCGACCTGCGCTCCGACACCGTCACCCGTCCGACCCCGGCGATGCGCCGCGCCATGGTGGAGGCCGAGGTCGGCGACGACGTGTTCGGCGAGGACCCCGAGACCACGGCGCTCGAACAGGAGGTCGCGGAGCTCCTCGGTCACGAGGCCGGTCTCTTCACCCCGTCCGGGTCGATGGCGAACCAGCTCGGGCTGCGGCTGCTCGTCGGTCCCGGCGAGGAACTGCTCGCCGACGTGCAGGCCCACGTCGTGCGCGCCGAGCTCGGTGCCGCCGCCGTGTTCTCCGGCATCACGACCCGGACCTGGGCGTCCGAGCGCGGTCTGCTCGTGGCCGACGCGGTGCGCGACATCGCCGAGCCGAACGCCGGCGCGTACTCGGTCTCGACGACGGCGATCGCGATCGAGAACACCCACAACTTCGGCGGGGGCACCGTGCAGCCGGTCGGCGAGGTCCGCGCGGTGCAGGAGTTCGCGCGCAAGCACGGCATCGGGCTGCACCTGGACGGTGCCCGGCTGTGGAACGCACACGTGGCGTCGGGTACCCCGTTCCGCGAACTCGCGAGCGGGTTCGACACGGTCTCCGTCTGCATGTCGAAGGGCCTCGGCGCACCCGTCGGCTCGGTGCTCGTCAGCACGGCCGAGCGGATCGCGGCCGCGCGGATCTGGCGGAAGCGCTACGGCGGGGGCATGCGGCAGACGGGCATCCTCGCGGCGGGAGCCCGCCACGCCCTGCACGAGCACGTGGACCGGCTGGCCGAGGACCACGCGAACGCCCGGGTGCTCGCGGCGGCGCTCGACGTCGACCCGGAGACCGTCGACACGAACATCGTCTTCGCTCAGGTGTCCGACCCGGCCGCGTTCGTCGCCGCCGCCGAGGCCGCTGGCGTGCGGGTCATGCGGCTCGGACGGACGACGGTCCGGCTGGTGACGCACCTGGACGTGTCGGCGGAGGACGCCGAGCGGGCGGCCGAGGTGCTCGCCACGCTCCCCCGCTGA
- a CDS encoding ROK family protein, whose translation MPQRRGSPRASSAETVLDHALAVAAFTATEAMEATGLTRSTVLAACEDLVARGWLTELDDARAAGEYRIGRPARRYELDPTAGLVVGVDAGQHRVAAYVADLRGTVLARAETDLGTRGLDVAVRLEAVATTVAAALAEAPADPDRVLVTTVGIPAPVDARGASPDDGGFWVRMNPGFDAVVPGARVVVENDANLAAIAERPSSPEASFAALLAGERFGAGLVVDGVLLRGARGGAGELRALELVVGVGSSDGLGAAARSAVTAAAEAGRIAPDTPLGRAVARGALDAGAVFRAAGAGDPVAAGVVDQLGDLLARVCVLLASLLDIDRVVVAGAIAGHAGAVIDRAAEVLGSGRFDPVPEIVASTLGADVVVTGAVALALDTVRADPLTFELRPAHAATVAVG comes from the coding sequence ATGCCGCAGCGTCGAGGGTCTCCCCGTGCCTCCAGTGCGGAGACCGTCCTCGACCACGCGCTCGCCGTCGCCGCGTTCACCGCGACCGAGGCGATGGAGGCCACCGGACTGACGCGCTCCACCGTGCTCGCGGCGTGCGAGGACCTCGTCGCCCGCGGTTGGCTGACCGAACTCGACGACGCGCGTGCCGCGGGGGAGTACCGCATCGGCCGGCCTGCCCGCCGCTACGAACTCGACCCGACCGCGGGGCTCGTCGTCGGGGTCGACGCCGGGCAGCACCGGGTGGCGGCGTACGTCGCCGACCTCCGCGGCACGGTGCTCGCGCGGGCGGAGACCGACCTCGGCACCCGCGGCCTCGACGTCGCCGTCCGCCTCGAGGCCGTCGCGACCACCGTGGCCGCAGCGCTCGCCGAAGCCCCGGCCGACCCCGACCGGGTCCTCGTGACGACCGTCGGCATCCCCGCACCCGTGGACGCCCGCGGTGCCTCACCGGACGACGGCGGGTTCTGGGTGCGGATGAACCCCGGCTTCGACGCCGTGGTGCCCGGGGCACGCGTGGTCGTCGAGAACGACGCGAACCTCGCCGCCATCGCCGAACGGCCGTCGTCCCCCGAGGCCTCGTTCGCCGCGCTCCTGGCGGGGGAGCGGTTCGGCGCCGGTCTCGTCGTCGACGGGGTGCTGCTCCGCGGTGCCCGGGGCGGCGCGGGCGAACTGCGCGCGCTCGAACTCGTCGTGGGCGTCGGGTCGTCCGACGGCCTCGGCGCCGCCGCACGCAGCGCGGTCACCGCGGCGGCGGAAGCGGGCCGGATCGCACCGGACACCCCGCTCGGCCGTGCCGTCGCCCGTGGTGCGCTCGACGCGGGCGCGGTGTTCCGCGCAGCCGGAGCGGGCGATCCCGTGGCCGCCGGAGTGGTGGACCAACTCGGGGACCTGCTCGCCCGGGTCTGCGTGCTGCTCGCGAGCCTGCTCGACATCGACCGCGTGGTCGTCGCCGGAGCGATCGCCGGGCACGCCGGCGCCGTCATCGACCGTGCCGCCGAGGTGCTCGGCAGCGGACGGTTCGACCCGGTGCCCGAGATCGTCGCCTCGACGCTCGGCGCGGACGTCGTCGTGACGGGTGCCGTCGCGCTCGCGCTCGACACGGTCCGGGCGGACCCGCTGACGTTCGAGCTGCGCCCGGCGCACGCGGCGACGGTGGCCGTCGGCTGA
- a CDS encoding extracellular solute-binding protein — translation MQPRATRAAGASALSRRSFLLGAGGIASGLALAGCAPVGASGSRPETISFYVSKPEVIGYFDDLITQFHQVQSKIRVVRDSTSSMSANFVRNSPPDLGCWNYNFSVVPFVEHGALTDLSDLPEAATINPDLWPLMEQTADYPGRKSALPYSVTAASVIYDRRLFAEQGLDVPTTWSEFSDVCERLQRAGIAPMYGTFKDNWTIAQGMFDYSIGGMIDTPATFAALREAGTRVGTGSAPSFAEDFAAPMERMAQLREWHQPGAVSRGYGDGNLAFAEGKAAMYLQGPWALGEIAKTTPDMDLGTFPLPVTDDPADRKVRVNVDLALWIPEASRKQEAARKFLSFLMAPAVNDRYNADNNGFGVRKDAPPASNPALRGMQSYYDDAAFYLGASQLIPAEIPVANYAQSIAFGGDPQRQLRTLDSDWARLALRSAA, via the coding sequence GTGCAACCACGCGCCACACGAGCCGCCGGAGCATCCGCGCTGAGCCGGCGGTCGTTCCTGCTCGGAGCGGGCGGCATCGCCAGCGGCCTCGCACTCGCCGGCTGTGCACCGGTCGGGGCGTCGGGGTCCCGGCCGGAGACGATCAGCTTCTACGTGTCGAAGCCCGAGGTGATCGGCTACTTCGACGACCTCATCACGCAGTTCCACCAGGTCCAGTCGAAGATCCGCGTGGTCCGCGACTCCACGTCGAGCATGTCGGCGAACTTCGTGCGGAACAGCCCGCCGGACCTCGGTTGCTGGAACTACAACTTCTCGGTGGTGCCGTTCGTCGAGCACGGGGCGCTCACCGACCTCTCCGACCTGCCCGAGGCCGCCACGATCAACCCCGACCTGTGGCCCCTCATGGAGCAGACCGCCGACTACCCGGGCCGGAAGAGCGCCCTGCCGTACTCGGTGACCGCCGCCTCGGTCATCTACGACCGCCGCCTGTTCGCGGAGCAGGGACTCGACGTCCCGACGACCTGGTCCGAGTTCTCGGACGTCTGCGAGCGACTCCAGCGGGCCGGGATCGCGCCGATGTACGGCACGTTCAAGGACAACTGGACGATCGCGCAGGGCATGTTCGACTACAGCATCGGCGGGATGATCGACACCCCGGCGACGTTCGCGGCGCTCCGCGAGGCCGGCACCCGGGTCGGCACCGGCTCGGCGCCGTCGTTCGCGGAGGACTTCGCGGCCCCGATGGAGCGGATGGCGCAGCTGCGCGAGTGGCACCAGCCCGGCGCCGTCAGCCGCGGGTACGGCGACGGCAACCTGGCGTTCGCCGAGGGCAAGGCGGCGATGTACCTGCAGGGTCCGTGGGCACTCGGCGAGATCGCGAAGACGACTCCCGACATGGACCTCGGCACGTTCCCGCTGCCCGTGACCGACGACCCGGCCGACCGGAAGGTCCGGGTCAACGTCGACCTGGCGCTGTGGATCCCGGAGGCGTCACGGAAGCAGGAGGCGGCGCGGAAGTTCCTGTCGTTCCTCATGGCCCCGGCGGTGAACGACCGGTACAACGCCGACAACAACGGGTTCGGCGTCCGGAAGGACGCACCGCCCGCGTCGAACCCCGCCCTCCGCGGCATGCAGTCGTACTACGACGACGCGGCCTTCTACCTCGGCGCCTCGCAGCTCATCCCCGCCGAGATCCCCGTCGCGAACTACGCGCAGTCGATCGCCTTCGGTGGCGACCCGCAGCGACAACTCCGCACCCTCGACTCCGACTGGGCGCGGCTGGCGCTCCGCTCGGCCGCGTGA
- a CDS encoding sugar ABC transporter permease → MTLATKAPASRADGPTTGLQAGRRKRPRVDPLFLAFLLPTLVLFTLAITLPAVMGIVLSFTNSVGFGEFRFIGMTNYVAVFSDPAILQAYLFTIGFSLVTVLVVNAIAFLLAIALTSKVRGKIALRAVFVLPMVISGIVIAYVFSFLFANSLPALATTLGFAPLEQSILADPDLAWIAIVVVTAWQAIPSTLLIYIAGVLSIPGDVYEAASLDGASAWRQLVSITVPLTAGYILINLVIGFKNFLNSYDIIVGLTDGGPGTSTTSVAMSIFKGFNGGDYAYQMANATIFFVIAVVIAVIQLRATRGKAAL, encoded by the coding sequence ATGACCCTCGCAACGAAGGCCCCCGCGAGCCGTGCCGACGGCCCGACCACGGGCCTCCAGGCCGGACGGCGCAAGCGGCCACGCGTCGACCCGCTGTTCCTCGCGTTCCTGCTCCCCACCCTCGTCCTGTTCACGCTCGCCATCACGCTGCCGGCGGTGATGGGGATCGTCCTGAGCTTCACGAACTCCGTCGGCTTCGGCGAGTTCCGCTTCATCGGGATGACGAACTACGTGGCGGTGTTCTCGGACCCGGCGATCCTGCAGGCGTACCTGTTCACGATCGGGTTCTCGCTCGTCACTGTGCTCGTCGTCAACGCGATCGCGTTCCTGCTCGCGATCGCGCTGACGTCGAAGGTGCGCGGCAAGATCGCGCTGCGGGCGGTGTTCGTCCTGCCGATGGTGATCTCCGGCATCGTGATCGCCTACGTGTTCTCGTTCCTGTTCGCCAACAGCCTGCCGGCGCTCGCGACCACGCTCGGGTTCGCGCCGCTCGAGCAGAGCATCCTGGCGGACCCGGACCTGGCGTGGATCGCGATCGTGGTGGTCACCGCGTGGCAGGCGATCCCCTCGACGCTCCTCATCTACATCGCCGGGGTCCTGTCGATCCCCGGCGACGTGTACGAGGCGGCGTCGCTCGACGGTGCCAGTGCGTGGCGTCAGCTGGTGTCGATCACGGTGCCGCTGACCGCCGGGTACATCCTCATCAACCTGGTCATCGGGTTCAAGAACTTCCTCAACTCGTACGACATCATCGTCGGCCTCACCGACGGTGGCCCCGGCACCTCGACGACCAGCGTCGCGATGTCGATCTTCAAGGGCTTCAACGGCGGCGACTACGCCTACCAGATGGCCAACGCGACGATCTTCTTCGTGATCGCCGTCGTGATCGCCGTGATCCAGCTGCGGGCCACCCGCGGGAAGGCAGCGCTCTGA